In a genomic window of Amycolatopsis japonica:
- the rho gene encoding transcription termination factor Rho, with translation MSNTDLLSDVEGGAAESNGVVAPKRTVGGLTGKTVAELRSIAGDLGIGETTGMRKGDLIAAIRERQGKTKRKTPAAASETLPLEGIDAPRKAPKAEAPKTEAPKQEAPKAEAAPAEAPRAEKAEKVSENGSAPAAERPAQQDNGASQDGQPQQEEGGRSRRRRGSNRAAGSPEQGGQQRDRNERGDRGDRGDRNERGDRGDQGGNRQGNRDGRGQDNRQRNQQGGGQDNSQRQGQGPQGDDDEEGGRRGRRFRDRRRRGSGGGREQGGSPDTEIREDDVLLPVAGILDVLDNYAFVRTSGYLAGPNDVYVSLSLVRKYGLRRGDAITGVVRQPRDGEQQRQKFNPLVRVDSINGLEPDESKRRPEFTKLTPLYPNERLRLETEPHKLTTRVIDLVMPVGKGQRALIVSPPKAGKTTIMQDIANAISTNNPECHLMVVLVDERPEEVTDMQRSVKGEVIASTFDRPPSDHTSVAELAIERAKRLVEMGHDVVVLLDSITRLGRAYNLAAPASGRILSGGVDSTALFPPKRFLGAARNIENGGSLTIFATTMVETGSTGDTVIFEEFKGTANADLKLDRKIAERRVFPAVDINPSGTRKEDLLLSPDELAVTHKLHRVLHALDSQQAIDLLISRLRKTKTNIEFLMQVSKTALGSNDDD, from the coding sequence GTGAGCAACACCGATCTTTTGAGCGACGTCGAAGGTGGCGCCGCCGAGTCGAACGGCGTCGTCGCTCCCAAGCGCACGGTCGGCGGATTGACCGGCAAGACCGTCGCCGAACTGCGCTCGATCGCTGGGGACCTTGGCATCGGCGAGACGACGGGCATGCGCAAGGGCGATCTGATCGCGGCCATCCGCGAGCGCCAGGGCAAGACCAAGCGCAAGACCCCCGCCGCGGCGAGCGAAACGCTTCCGCTCGAGGGGATCGACGCACCGCGCAAGGCCCCGAAGGCCGAAGCGCCCAAGACCGAGGCCCCGAAGCAGGAGGCCCCGAAGGCGGAAGCCGCTCCGGCCGAGGCTCCTCGTGCGGAGAAGGCCGAGAAGGTTTCGGAGAACGGCTCCGCGCCCGCCGCCGAGCGGCCCGCGCAGCAGGACAACGGGGCGTCGCAGGACGGCCAGCCGCAGCAGGAAGAGGGCGGCCGCAGCCGTCGTCGTCGCGGCTCCAACCGTGCCGCGGGTTCGCCCGAGCAGGGCGGCCAGCAGCGTGACCGCAACGAGCGCGGCGACCGGGGTGACCGGGGTGACCGCAACGAGCGGGGCGACCGCGGTGACCAGGGCGGCAACCGTCAGGGCAACCGCGACGGCCGTGGCCAGGACAACCGCCAGCGCAACCAGCAGGGCGGCGGCCAGGACAACAGCCAGCGCCAGGGCCAGGGCCCGCAGGGTGACGACGACGAGGAAGGCGGCCGTCGCGGCCGTCGCTTCCGCGACCGTCGCCGCCGGGGTTCCGGCGGTGGCCGCGAGCAGGGCGGTTCGCCCGACACCGAGATCCGCGAGGACGACGTCCTGCTGCCCGTCGCGGGCATCCTGGACGTGCTCGACAACTACGCGTTCGTGCGTACCTCGGGCTACCTCGCCGGGCCGAACGACGTGTACGTCTCGCTTTCGCTGGTCCGCAAGTACGGCCTGCGCCGCGGTGACGCCATCACCGGTGTCGTGCGCCAGCCGCGTGACGGCGAGCAGCAGCGGCAGAAGTTCAACCCGCTGGTGCGCGTCGACTCGATCAACGGCCTGGAGCCGGACGAGTCCAAGCGTCGTCCGGAGTTCACCAAGCTGACCCCGCTGTACCCGAACGAGCGGCTGCGCCTCGAGACCGAGCCGCACAAGCTCACGACCCGCGTCATCGACCTGGTGATGCCGGTCGGCAAGGGGCAGCGTGCCCTGATCGTGTCGCCGCCGAAGGCCGGCAAGACGACGATCATGCAGGACATCGCGAACGCGATCTCGACGAACAACCCCGAGTGCCACCTGATGGTCGTGCTCGTGGACGAACGTCCCGAAGAGGTCACCGACATGCAGCGGTCGGTGAAGGGTGAGGTCATCGCCTCGACCTTCGATCGCCCGCCGTCCGACCACACCTCGGTCGCGGAGCTGGCCATCGAGCGGGCGAAGCGCCTGGTCGAGATGGGCCACGACGTCGTCGTGCTGCTCGACTCGATCACCCGCCTCGGCCGTGCGTACAACCTGGCGGCCCCGGCGTCCGGCCGGATCCTCTCCGGTGGTGTCGACTCGACGGCGCTGTTCCCGCCGAAGCGGTTCCTCGGCGCGGCGCGCAACATCGAGAACGGCGGCTCGCTGACGATCTTCGCCACGACGATGGTCGAGACCGGTTCCACCGGTGACACGGTCATCTTCGAAGAGTTCAAGGGCACCGCGAACGCGGACCTCAAGCTCGACCGGAAGATCGCCGAGCGGCGCGTGTTCCCCGCGGTGGACATCAACCCGTCCGGTACCCGCAAGGAAGACCTGCTGCTCTCGCCGGACGAGCTCGCGGTCACCCACAAGCTGCACCGGGTGCTGCACGCGCTGGACTCGCAGCAGGCCATCGACCTGCTGATCTCGCGTCTGCGCAAGACGAAGACCAACATCGAGTTCCTCATGCAGGTCTCGAAGACGGCCCTCGGCTCGAACGACGACGACTGA
- a CDS encoding AAA family ATPase: MASVPGRIVVYGVTGSGKTTLAGKLAQRTGLPCHSVDDDLAWQPGWLPVPDDEQRRRITALVAGERWIIDGMFAKWRDIALPRAELIVALDYPRWVSLSRLVRRTVVRCVTRRRICNGNVETLRGMVSGDSIIVWHFRSFARKRRTIRGWAADPGVPVVRLTSPRATEHWLMSIDGP, encoded by the coding sequence ATGGCTTCGGTGCCGGGACGGATCGTCGTGTACGGGGTCACCGGTTCGGGCAAGACGACCTTGGCCGGGAAACTGGCCCAGCGGACCGGGCTGCCGTGCCATTCGGTCGACGACGATCTCGCCTGGCAGCCGGGTTGGCTGCCCGTGCCCGACGACGAGCAACGACGCCGGATCACCGCGCTGGTCGCGGGGGAGCGCTGGATCATCGACGGCATGTTCGCCAAATGGCGAGACATCGCGTTGCCCCGCGCCGAACTGATCGTGGCTCTGGACTATCCGCGCTGGGTATCGCTGAGCCGTTTGGTGCGCCGGACCGTGGTGCGTTGCGTCACCCGTCGCCGGATCTGCAACGGCAACGTCGAAACGCTGAGAGGCATGGTTTCCGGCGATTCGATCATCGTGTGGCACTTCCGCTCGTTCGCGCGCAAACGGCGCACGATCCGCGGCTGGGCCGCTGATCCCGGAGTGCCGGTGGTGCGGCTGACTTCGCCGCGCGCAACCGAACACTGGTTGATGTCGATCGACGGTCCATGA
- the rpmE gene encoding 50S ribosomal protein L31, translated as MKSGIHPEYVVTHVNCDCGNEFTTRSTKTSGNLHVEICSNCHPFYTGKQKLMDTGGRVARFEARYGKRKKAEDAK; from the coding sequence ATGAAAAGCGGTATTCATCCCGAGTACGTCGTCACGCACGTGAACTGTGACTGTGGCAACGAATTCACCACGCGCAGCACCAAGACCTCCGGCAACCTCCACGTCGAGATCTGCTCGAACTGCCACCCGTTCTACACCGGCAAGCAGAAGCTCATGGACACCGGCGGCCGCGTCGCGCGCTTCGAGGCTCGCTACGGCAAGCGCAAGAAGGCCGAAGACGCCAAGTAG
- the prfA gene encoding peptide chain release factor 1: MDSSSLKGLLEEHAQLEEQLADPSVHADQARARKLGRRYAELSPVVKTVRELDTARDDLETAKELAAEDAAFAAEAEEISAKISVLEAKLTELLLPRDPYDGSDVVMEIKSGEGGEESALFAGDLLRMYLRYAERHGWKAEVLDSVDSDLGGFKDVTVSIKSRSAEADGVWARLKFEGGVHRVQRVPATESQGRIHTSASGVLIYPEPEDVEVEIDPNDLRIDVYRSSGPGGQSVNTTDSAVRITHIPTGVVVSCQNEKSQIQNRARALQVLQARLQAIAEEEAAAKASDARRSQVRTVDRSERVRTYNFAENRIADHRVNYKAYNLDQVLDGDLDGVLDALITADREERLAAHAG; this comes from the coding sequence GTGGATTCGAGTTCGCTGAAGGGTCTGCTCGAAGAGCACGCCCAGCTGGAAGAGCAGCTGGCCGACCCGTCCGTGCACGCCGACCAGGCGCGCGCCCGCAAGCTCGGCCGCCGGTACGCGGAGCTGAGCCCGGTCGTCAAGACGGTCCGTGAGCTCGACACCGCCCGCGACGACCTCGAGACGGCGAAGGAACTGGCCGCGGAAGACGCCGCCTTCGCGGCCGAGGCCGAGGAGATCTCCGCCAAGATCTCCGTGCTCGAGGCCAAGCTCACCGAGCTGCTCCTGCCGCGCGACCCGTACGACGGCTCCGACGTGGTCATGGAGATCAAATCGGGTGAAGGCGGCGAGGAGTCGGCGCTGTTCGCCGGCGACCTGCTGCGCATGTACCTGCGCTACGCCGAGCGTCACGGCTGGAAGGCCGAGGTCCTCGACTCGGTCGACTCGGATCTCGGCGGCTTCAAGGACGTCACCGTGTCCATCAAGAGCCGTTCGGCCGAGGCCGACGGCGTCTGGGCGCGGCTGAAATTCGAGGGCGGGGTGCACCGCGTGCAGCGCGTGCCCGCCACCGAATCGCAGGGCCGCATCCACACCTCCGCCTCGGGCGTGCTCATCTACCCCGAACCCGAGGACGTCGAGGTCGAGATCGACCCCAACGACCTGCGGATCGACGTCTACCGCTCGTCCGGCCCCGGCGGCCAGAGCGTGAACACGACCGACTCGGCCGTGCGGATCACGCATATCCCCACCGGCGTGGTCGTCTCGTGCCAGAACGAGAAGTCGCAGATCCAGAACCGCGCCCGCGCCCTGCAGGTGCTCCAGGCCCGCCTCCAGGCGATCGCCGAGGAAGAGGCCGCCGCGAAGGCGTCGGACGCGCGCCGTTCGCAGGTCCGTACCGTCGACCGCTCCGAGCGGGTTCGCACGTACAACTTCGCCGAGAACCGCATCGCCGACCACCGGGTGAACTACAAGGCGTACAACCTGGACCAGGTCCTCGACGGCGACCTCGACGGCGTGCTGGACGCGCTCATCACCGCGGACCGCGAGGAGCGGCTCGCCGCCCACGCCGGCTGA